Proteins found in one Triticum urartu cultivar G1812 chromosome 4, Tu2.1, whole genome shotgun sequence genomic segment:
- the LOC125551082 gene encoding peroxidase 4-like: protein MAARAIVVLWLILALVAIASGGASAQLSSGFYSRSCPGMLKAVRSALHPAIARERRVGASIVRLFFHDCFVQGCDASLLLDDAPGLRGEKNATPNKNSARGFEVIDAVKAAVEGCCPGVVSCADILAIAAEESVVFLGGPSWEVKMGRRDSTTASFNGAENNIPPPTSGLANLTSLFAAQGLSQKDMVALSGAHTIGLARCTNFRDHIYNDTNIDAGFARSRQSGCPHATGSRDNNLAPLDLQTLTVFENNYYKNLVQKRGLLHSDQELFNGGAADALVREYVGSQSAFFQDFVEGMIKMGDITPLTGSNGQIRMNCRRIN, encoded by the exons ATGGCAGCGCGCGCCATTGTTGTCCTCTGGCTCATCCTCGCGCTGGTCGCCATCGCCAGCGGAGGAGCGTCGGCGCAGCTATCGTCGGGCTTCTACTCCCGCTCGTGCCCGGGCATGCTCAAAGCCGTGCGCTCGGCGCTGCACCCGGCCATCGCCAGGGAGCGCCGCGTGGGCGCCTCCATCGTCCGCCTCTTCTTCCACGACTGCTTCGTCCAGGGCTGCGACGCCTCGCTGCTGCTGGACGACGCGCCGGGCCTGCGCGGCGAGAAGAACGCCACGCCCAACAAGAACTCCGCCAGGGGGTTCGAGGTCATCGACGCCGTCAAGGCGGCCGTCGAGGGGTGTTGTCCCGGCGTCGTCTCTTGCGCCGACATCCTGGCCATCGCCGCCGAGGAGAGCGTTGTCTTC CTGGGTGGCCCGAGCTGGGAGGTGAAGATGGGGAGGAGGGACTCGACGACGGCGAGCTTCAACGGCGCCGAGAACAACATCCCGCCGCCGACGTCGGGGCTTGCCAACCTTACGTCGCTCTTCGCCGCGCAGGGGCTCTCCCAGAAAGACATGGTCGCACTCTCAG GAGCCCATACAATCGGCCTAGCACGCTGCACAAACTTCCGGGACCACATCTACAACGACACAAACATCGACGCCGGCTTCGCCAGGAGCCGCCAGTCAGGCTGCCCTCACGCCACCGGCTCCCGCGACAACAACCTGGCGCCGCTGGACCTACAAACCCTGACCGTCTTCGAGAACAACTACTACAAGAATCTCGTCCAGAAGAGGGGCCTCCTGCACTCAGACCAGGAGCTCTTCAATGGTGGTGCTGCCGACGCGCTGGTCCGAGAGTATGTCGGTAGCCAGAGCGCCTTCTTCCAGGACTTTGTAGAGGGAATGATCAAGATGGGGGACATCACGCCGCTGACGGGATCCAACGGGCAGATCAGGATGAACTGCAGGAGGATCAACTAA